In Methanobrevibacter olleyae, a single window of DNA contains:
- the guaA gene encoding glutamine-hydrolyzing GMP synthase translates to MLRPKEFIEGAINKIKDEIGDEKAIIALSGGVDSSVCSVLAQEAIGDNLTAIFVNHGLLREGEAEQVCGVFEERLNFKYIDASDEFLSELEGVKDPEEKRKIIGRVFIEVFEREAQKVEAKYLVQGTIAPDWIETEGKIKSHHNIALPSGMVLNLVEPIRDLYKDEVREVGSELGLPEKLIQRQPFPGPGLGVRVIEALTRENLAICRAADAIVREEVEKAALNKQLWQYFAVLTDTKVTGVKGDKRDFGYLVVIRLISSVDAMTATVPEMPWDVIRTISKRITSEVSEVTHVALSISDKPPSTIEFA, encoded by the coding sequence ATGTTAAGACCAAAAGAATTTATTGAAGGGGCTATTAACAAAATCAAAGATGAAATTGGTGATGAAAAAGCTATTATAGCATTATCTGGTGGAGTTGATAGTTCTGTTTGTTCTGTTCTTGCTCAAGAGGCTATTGGTGATAATTTAACAGCTATATTTGTTAACCATGGTTTACTTAGAGAAGGGGAAGCAGAACAAGTTTGTGGTGTTTTTGAAGAAAGATTAAACTTTAAATACATCGATGCTTCTGATGAATTTTTATCTGAACTTGAAGGAGTAAAAGATCCTGAAGAAAAAAGAAAAATCATCGGGAGAGTATTTATTGAAGTCTTTGAAAGAGAAGCGCAAAAGGTTGAAGCTAAATACTTAGTTCAAGGTACTATAGCACCAGATTGGATTGAAACTGAAGGAAAGATTAAATCTCACCACAATATTGCTTTACCAAGTGGTATGGTTTTGAATCTTGTTGAACCAATTAGAGATTTATACAAAGATGAAGTAAGGGAAGTTGGCAGTGAACTAGGTCTTCCTGAAAAACTTATTCAAAGACAGCCTTTCCCAGGTCCTGGTCTTGGTGTTAGAGTTATTGAAGCTCTTACAAGAGAAAATTTAGCTATTTGTAGAGCTGCTGATGCTATTGTAAGGGAAGAAGTAGAAAAAGCAGCTTTAAATAAACAATTATGGCAATACTTTGCAGTACTTACTGATACTAAAGTTACTGGTGTAAAAGGTGATAAGAGAGACTTTGGTTATTTAGTTGTAATTAGATTAATTAGTTCTGTTGATGCAATGACTGCAACTGTTCCTGAGATGCCTTGGGATGTAATTAGAACTATTTCTAAAAGAATCACCTCTGAAGTTTCTGAAGTTACTCATGTTGCTTTATCTATTAGTGATAAACCACCAAGCACCATTGAATTTGCTTAA
- the cgi121 gene encoding KEOPS complex subunit Cgi121 — MKEYNKELANLDNVEILGFTGTIESIPKTLDRIDQIRNTCCDVGIIQLMNADAIAGKEHLQQGTIHAINAFKRGENLANDLGIEILIRTSAQRQISKAFNILGLKEGKMNIAVVMIDCPDYFLDELSNIFTRNDEVLEAEESILINLYNIPEKELKTIPITDILIDKTSKLIVEQ; from the coding sequence ATGAAAGAATACAATAAAGAATTAGCTAACTTAGATAATGTTGAAATATTAGGCTTTACTGGAACTATTGAAAGTATTCCAAAAACATTAGACAGAATAGATCAAATAAGAAATACTTGTTGTGATGTTGGAATAATTCAACTTATGAATGCAGATGCAATAGCTGGTAAAGAACACCTTCAACAAGGAACTATTCATGCAATTAATGCATTTAAAAGAGGAGAAAATTTAGCTAATGATTTAGGTATTGAAATATTAATTAGAACATCCGCTCAAAGACAAATATCAAAGGCATTTAATATACTTGGTCTTAAAGAAGGTAAGATGAACATAGCAGTTGTTATGATAGATTGTCCAGATTACTTTCTTGATGAATTATCTAATATCTTTACAAGAAATGATGAGGTTTTAGAAGCTGAGGAATCAATATTAATAAACTTATACAATATTCCTGAAAAAGAATTAAAAACCATACCTATAACAGACATATTAATTGATAAAACAAGTAAATTAATTGTTGAACAATAG
- a CDS encoding (R)-citramalate synthase: MKIEVLDTTLRDGEQTPGISLNAVKKLRIATKLDEIGINSIEAGSAITSEGEREAIKLITSQGLKAEILSFSRTLIKDVDYCLECDVDAVNLVVPTSDLHLKYKLKKSQSEMLQDAVEVVEYAKDHGLLVELAAEDSTRTGVEYLREIFKATIDAGADRICPCDTLGILTPLKSFNFYKRFTDLGVPVSAHCHNDFGLAVANTLSAIDGGVSRFHGTINGIGERAGNAAIEEVVVSLNTLYKNNEEDAESKYTTDIKINQLYKTSKLVSRLSNAYLAPNKPIVGENAFAHESGIHTDGVIKNSATYEPITPELVGHRRKFIIGKHVGTKGLDNRLKELGLKVKKDQLNEIFYKVKDLGDKGKTVTDTDLEAIAEHVLNIEQEKKIKLDELTIVSGNKIRPTASIKINVEDRELIEADIGIGPVDAAINALNKGIKNFADIKLEEYHVDAVTGGTNALIEVIVKLSSGDKIISARATEPDIINASVEAYIDGVNRLLENK, translated from the coding sequence ATGAAAATAGAAGTATTAGATACTACACTTAGAGATGGAGAACAGACTCCAGGAATCTCTTTAAATGCAGTAAAAAAATTAAGAATAGCTACTAAATTAGATGAAATAGGCATAAACTCCATTGAAGCAGGATCAGCTATTACCTCAGAAGGCGAAAGAGAAGCTATTAAATTAATTACTTCACAAGGATTAAAAGCTGAAATTCTAAGTTTTTCAAGAACATTAATTAAAGATGTGGATTACTGCTTAGAATGTGATGTAGATGCAGTAAACCTTGTAGTTCCTACTTCTGATTTACATTTAAAATATAAATTAAAAAAATCTCAAAGTGAAATGCTTCAAGATGCTGTAGAAGTAGTGGAATATGCTAAAGATCATGGACTTCTAGTAGAGCTTGCTGCTGAAGATTCAACAAGAACTGGTGTAGAATATTTAAGAGAAATATTTAAAGCGACTATTGATGCAGGAGCAGATAGAATCTGTCCATGTGATACTTTAGGAATACTTACCCCCTTAAAGTCATTTAATTTTTATAAAAGGTTTACAGATTTAGGAGTTCCTGTAAGTGCACACTGTCATAATGACTTCGGTCTTGCAGTAGCTAATACATTATCTGCAATAGATGGCGGAGTAAGCAGATTCCATGGAACAATTAATGGAATTGGAGAAAGAGCAGGAAATGCAGCTATTGAAGAAGTAGTAGTTTCTCTAAACACATTATACAAAAATAATGAAGAAGATGCAGAAAGTAAATATACTACAGATATTAAAATTAATCAGCTGTATAAGACTTCAAAATTAGTTTCAAGATTAAGTAATGCCTATTTAGCTCCGAATAAACCAATTGTTGGTGAAAATGCATTTGCACATGAGTCTGGAATTCATACAGATGGAGTTATAAAAAATAGTGCTACTTATGAACCAATTACACCAGAACTTGTAGGGCATAGACGTAAATTTATTATTGGCAAACATGTAGGAACTAAAGGTTTAGATAATAGACTAAAAGAATTAGGTCTAAAGGTAAAAAAAGATCAATTAAATGAAATTTTCTATAAAGTGAAAGACCTTGGTGATAAAGGTAAAACAGTTACTGATACTGATTTAGAAGCAATTGCTGAGCATGTTCTTAATATTGAACAAGAAAAGAAAATTAAACTTGATGAGCTTACAATTGTCTCAGGTAACAAAATCAGGCCAACTGCATCTATTAAGATAAATGTTGAAGATAGAGAATTAATTGAAGCAGATATAGGTATTGGTCCTGTAGATGCAGCTATCAATGCACTTAATAAAGGAATTAAAAACTTTGCAGACATTAAACTTGAAGAGTACCATGTAGATGCTGTTACAGGAGGTACAAATGCATTGATTGAAGTAATTGTTAAACTTAGTTCAGGTGATAAAATCATATCAGCAAGAGCTACTGAGCCTGATATTATTAATGCAAGTGTAGAAGCTTATATTGATGGTGTAAATAGATTATTAGAAAATAAATAA
- a CDS encoding DegT/DnrJ/EryC1/StrS family aminotransferase, which translates to MNLKFKKPSRETQIAMSKLANGEDNLDYHGIAEDKLANFTNHKYAKLVNSGNSAILSAMNSIDGVILIPDQGAWNGFKQIAKFLNKDLISVKTNQGLVDLDYLKESIDLASTDDIDLDDENNKSALFLTSFAAYTAEQDIKEICQFLHKNNMLLVEDASGAIGDSSNKLANGNYSDIIIGSTGSPKIVNVEDGGFITTNDNSLLEKSKLLLKTSKTSNITACGINRELDFTEENLNKTIEACLYLKERIENKTNFEVFHKDKRGTNVIIKVDDSKSLSYKLRQEFVLDSHGMITKCPNYNRLKEKAVALEIKNLDISCLGIDNLDNMVNILKKYDN; encoded by the coding sequence ATGAATCTTAAATTTAAAAAACCATCAAGAGAAACTCAAATAGCTATGTCTAAACTAGCAAATGGTGAAGATAATTTAGATTATCATGGTATTGCTGAGGACAAACTAGCTAATTTTACTAATCATAAATATGCTAAATTAGTTAACAGTGGCAATTCCGCTATTTTATCTGCTATGAATTCAATTGATGGAGTCATTTTAATTCCAGATCAGGGAGCATGGAATGGTTTTAAACAAATTGCTAAGTTTTTAAATAAAGATTTAATCAGTGTAAAAACTAATCAAGGTTTAGTTGATTTAGATTATCTAAAAGAAAGTATTGATTTAGCATCAACTGATGATATAGATTTAGATGATGAAAATAACAAATCTGCACTATTTTTAACAAGCTTTGCAGCTTATACTGCTGAACAAGATATTAAAGAAATCTGCCAATTTCTTCATAAAAACAACATGCTTTTAGTAGAAGATGCTTCAGGAGCTATTGGTGATTCTAGTAATAAATTAGCAAATGGTAATTACTCAGATATTATAATAGGTTCTACAGGTTCTCCAAAAATAGTTAATGTTGAAGATGGCGGGTTTATTACAACTAATGATAATTCTTTATTAGAAAAATCAAAACTTCTTTTAAAAACAAGTAAAACAAGTAATATAACTGCTTGTGGAATAAATAGAGAACTTGACTTTACAGAAGAAAATTTAAATAAAACTATTGAAGCTTGCCTATACCTTAAAGAAAGGATTGAAAATAAAACTAATTTTGAAGTATTTCATAAAGATAAAAGAGGAACAAATGTAATTATAAAAGTAGATGATTCTAAATCCTTATCTTATAAATTACGTCAAGAATTTGTTTTAGATAGTCATGGTATGATTACTAAATGTCCTAATTATAATAGATTAAAAGAAAAAGCAGTAGCTTTAGAAATCAAGAATCTCGATATTTCCTGTTTGGGAATAGATAATTTAGATAATATGGTTAATATTTTAAAAAAATATGATAATTAA
- a CDS encoding right-handed parallel beta-helix repeat-containing protein — translation MITVPPISAENIDDNTLKEDITDDDNIDLGFEEVNSISESLSKSSNDYNCELADGNSNSSQYFDEASKELIDRIESANNGDTILIEPGIYKIHGINITRNISFQGNANPREVIIDGEELSSIFFINNINITAKFNNLTIINGKTDNFGGGICIETGNVYVDNCIFINNTALNVTNGGAISNYGNETDRSYLFVNNSLFIGNHADHDGGAVTTCYGRSDIYNSVFINNSAGRDGGAIRVSVFGYGNIQDCIFMYNHADEWAGAYYSWAGNSSIDRCIFINNTAGTNGGALMVSGSINLTNSIIINNTADKTGGSFYIQQPMFDAKTVIKVGNNIITNNSSPLGKEIFLRWNNTKLLFPMFDDNNWGDEDPTDPSVVDPNNVSNRIKPSRTNQNMGLFDLLDFSLLNRYSDVLNEYYGENYKSYFNHLVPNSNKTGLKFDDNKADLNVSDGKTNNLRSDSSSLNDLSNNRSSNLLDGSSNLLNNRSSNLLNGSKNNSLNNKFTIFRKKSDNLNSTFVGEDSNNKKMVELFEDNPISQKSFDIRYIMAFAIVLLIFLFGLIRKRDRSS, via the coding sequence TTGATTACAGTTCCTCCAATTAGTGCTGAAAATATTGATGATAATACTCTTAAGGAAGATATAACTGATGATGATAATATTGATTTAGGTTTTGAAGAAGTAAATTCCATATCTGAATCATTATCTAAATCATCTAATGATTATAATTGTGAATTAGCTGATGGAAACTCTAATTCTAGCCAATATTTCGATGAAGCTTCTAAAGAATTGATTGATAGAATAGAAAGTGCAAATAATGGCGATACAATTCTAATCGAACCAGGTATATATAAAATTCATGGAATAAATATTACTAGAAATATCTCTTTTCAAGGAAACGCCAATCCACGAGAAGTTATTATAGATGGTGAAGAATTATCAAGCATATTTTTTATTAACAATATCAATATAACTGCTAAATTTAATAATTTAACAATTATCAACGGTAAAACAGATAATTTTGGTGGTGGCATCTGTATAGAAACTGGTAATGTTTATGTAGATAATTGTATTTTCATAAATAACACAGCATTAAATGTTACTAATGGAGGAGCTATTTCCAATTATGGCAATGAAACAGATAGAAGTTATTTATTTGTAAATAATTCACTATTTATAGGTAATCATGCAGATCATGATGGTGGTGCTGTTACTACTTGTTATGGACGTTCAGACATTTATAATTCTGTATTTATTAATAATTCGGCTGGTCGTGATGGTGGAGCTATTCGTGTCAGTGTTTTTGGATATGGAAATATTCAAGACTGTATTTTTATGTATAATCATGCAGATGAGTGGGCTGGTGCTTATTATAGCTGGGCTGGAAACTCAAGTATTGATAGGTGTATTTTTATTAATAATACAGCAGGTACTAATGGTGGTGCTCTAATGGTTTCTGGTAGTATTAACCTCACAAACTCGATTATTATAAATAATACAGCTGATAAAACTGGTGGTTCATTTTATATACAACAACCTATGTTTGATGCTAAAACTGTCATAAAAGTAGGAAATAATATTATTACAAATAATTCTTCCCCTTTAGGAAAAGAAATATTTCTTAGATGGAATAATACAAAACTCTTATTCCCTATGTTTGATGATAATAATTGGGGTGATGAAGACCCTACAGACCCAAGTGTTGTAGATCCAAATAATGTTTCTAATAGGATTAAACCAAGTAGAACTAATCAAAACATGGGATTGTTTGATCTTTTAGATTTTTCATTGTTAAATAGATATTCTGATGTTTTAAATGAATATTATGGTGAAAATTATAAAAGCTATTTTAATCATTTAGTTCCAAATTCAAATAAAACTGGATTAAAATTTGATGATAATAAAGCTGATTTAAATGTTTCAGATGGAAAAACAAATAATTTAAGAAGTGATTCATCAAGCTTAAATGATTTATCAAATAATAGGTCTAGTAATTTATTAGATGGTTCTAGTAACTTATTAAATAATAGGTCTAGTAATTTATTAAATGGTTCTAAAAATAATTCTTTAAATAATAAGTTCACTATATTTAGAAAAAAATCAGATAATTTAAATTCTACTTTTGTAGGTGAGGATTCTAATAATAAAAAGATGGTTGAATTGTTTGAAGATAATCCAATCAGTCAAAAATCATTTGATATTCGATATATTATGGCTTTTGCTATTGTTTTACTTATATTCCTATTTGGATTAATAAGAAAAAGAGATAGGTCAAGTTAA
- a CDS encoding Ig-like domain-containing protein, protein MNKKILGFFFILIILFIIININIISASEIDYGTDTISEEILKDDSGINEIKSVENDIGSLETDDKDLKISEDDTSIYNTQTNEIGDSNSTDEESNTSTNKTTLEKTSLDSADYVIKSKYLNVYLKDSSKKAIADQKVKLTIDGKTISETTDDNGIAKFLIRNVAKTYIVDLKFDGDSEYESSTKTLNLRVIAKPIYTKLTIAETGIIKGNYLKVYLKTTAAKAIAKQRVKITINGKTYLKTTNKNGIAKLKLNLNAKIYNLTIQYAGKANYIPANKKTQINILNRKLIGKTSYGRVDLISVIGNRSSKVRIAYVVGLHSMEHQIHDSFYKLMKDKVNMKYKYYIYKITLTKKTGSYSTLRMRGQKLAKNYIVPHAKKQKYDLVVDIHSTSGIRYKKTYFIHVPKNKHAASMKLAKKTIKTIKSIEKNSKMLYWSPPTQTSPPYIHLPLIKAGTPTFVFETWTYEKKSQTNKRAKILIQSVDQVFS, encoded by the coding sequence ATGAATAAAAAAATCTTAGGATTTTTTTTTATTTTAATAATTCTTTTTATTATAATAAACATTAACATCATTTCTGCAAGTGAGATAGATTATGGCACAGATACCATTTCAGAAGAAATATTAAAGGATGATAGTGGAATAAATGAAATAAAATCCGTAGAAAATGATATAGGCTCTTTAGAAACTGATGATAAAGATCTAAAAATAAGTGAAGATGATACTTCAATATACAATACTCAAACAAATGAGATAGGTGATTCTAATTCAACAGATGAGGAATCTAATACCTCAACAAATAAAACTACATTAGAAAAAACATCTTTAGACTCTGCAGATTATGTTATAAAATCAAAATATTTAAATGTTTATTTAAAAGACAGCTCTAAAAAAGCTATTGCTGATCAAAAAGTAAAACTTACAATCGATGGTAAAACTATTTCTGAAACAACAGATGATAATGGAATAGCTAAATTTTTAATTAGAAATGTGGCTAAAACATACATAGTAGATTTAAAATTTGATGGTGATTCTGAATATGAGTCTTCAACAAAAACATTGAATTTAAGAGTTATTGCAAAGCCTATTTACACAAAATTAACTATTGCTGAAACTGGTATTATAAAAGGCAATTACTTAAAGGTTTACTTAAAAACCACTGCAGCTAAAGCAATAGCTAAACAAAGGGTAAAAATAACTATAAATGGAAAAACCTACCTAAAAACTACTAATAAAAATGGCATAGCTAAGTTAAAATTAAATTTAAATGCAAAAATTTATAATTTAACTATCCAATATGCTGGAAAAGCCAATTATATACCAGCAAATAAAAAAACACAGATTAATATTCTCAATAGGAAACTCATAGGAAAGACTAGCTATGGAAGAGTAGATCTTATTAGTGTTATTGGAAACCGTAGTTCTAAAGTAAGAATAGCCTATGTTGTAGGTCTGCATTCTATGGAACATCAAATACATGATTCTTTTTATAAATTAATGAAAGATAAAGTAAATATGAAATATAAATATTATATTTATAAGATTACTTTAACCAAAAAAACAGGATCTTATTCAACTCTTAGAATGAGAGGTCAAAAGCTTGCTAAAAATTATATTGTTCCACATGCAAAGAAACAAAAATATGATTTAGTTGTTGACATTCATTCAACATCTGGAATTAGATATAAGAAAACTTACTTTATACATGTTCCAAAAAATAAACATGCTGCATCAATGAAATTAGCTAAAAAAACTATTAAAACTATAAAATCAATTGAGAAAAACTCTAAAATGTTATATTGGTCTCCTCCAACACAAACCAGTCCTCCTTATATTCATTTACCACTTATTAAGGCAGGAACTCCAACATTTGTCTTTGAAACTTGGACTTATGAGAAAAAATCTCAAACAAATAAAAGAGCTAAAATCTTAATTCAGTCAGTAGATCAGGTATTTAGTTAA
- a CDS encoding GMP synthase subunit A — MTILVINNKGQYNHRIQRSLQYLKIPSELVSNELSVEELKEKEPIGLILGGGPSIDDVGNAAEYIKHFDIPILGICLGHQLIAKTFGGEVSTSDTESYAQVKINLLDTTNLFKGLESPLDVWSSHKDEVHTLPEEFDIIASSSLCDIESMKHREKEIYGIQFHPEVHHTPKGEFIFKNFYEICQNYRK, encoded by the coding sequence ATGACAATCTTAGTTATTAATAACAAAGGACAATACAACCACAGGATTCAAAGAAGCCTACAATATCTTAAAATTCCTTCTGAGCTAGTTAGTAATGAATTATCTGTTGAAGAACTTAAAGAAAAAGAACCTATTGGTTTAATTTTAGGTGGAGGTCCTTCAATTGATGATGTAGGAAATGCTGCAGAGTATATTAAACACTTTGACATTCCTATTCTTGGTATTTGTTTAGGTCATCAATTAATAGCTAAAACATTTGGTGGAGAGGTTTCTACTTCTGATACTGAAAGTTATGCTCAAGTAAAAATAAATCTTTTAGATACTACTAACCTTTTTAAAGGTCTTGAATCTCCTCTTGATGTTTGGAGTTCTCATAAAGACGAAGTTCACACTCTTCCTGAAGAGTTTGATATAATTGCAAGTTCTTCTCTTTGTGATATTGAATCTATGAAACATAGAGAAAAAGAGATTTATGGAATCCAATTTCATCCAGAGGTTCATCATACCCCTAAAGGTGAATTTATCTTTAAAAATTTTTACGAGATTTGTCAAAATTATAGAAAATAA
- a CDS encoding Nre family DNA repair protein: protein MRTSKSTKNAYLAKLTEKIQMKSVNIGKDLDGSTPPSVFIGRWSYPKVYAGPMMVGQTGDTAIMDSPESWIGENKTQEDIIGYRMNLVRGKQLMDIKDLENPFVEKLQDISLAAKSIDSEATFGSRPTGAMFNEESMPHGPSALIEKFDIDAVKWDRQLEKSFYDTDLKAREAVMNLHNKDIPFSAMQKAFSVGAFGLKKNRRLVPTRWSITACDSTIADNLLKEVRHYPILDSYRVYEFSSLKNYYAIILTPTEWQYEWFEAFIKIMGKEEMIFSDYETNSDKTEYSCVGGCYYTAKMAVLDKLAKLKLQSGLIILREAYSGYVPLGVFNVRENIKYAMNGDYKEFETLKDAVVYCGTKLKIPISKYVKQSNLLNELLHSKQTTLDSFFKKSPDLQ from the coding sequence ATGAGAACATCTAAATCAACTAAAAATGCTTATTTAGCTAAATTAACTGAAAAAATACAGATGAAATCAGTTAATATTGGAAAGGATTTAGATGGTAGTACGCCACCATCTGTTTTTATAGGTCGATGGAGTTATCCTAAAGTCTATGCTGGACCTATGATGGTTGGACAAACTGGTGATACTGCTATTATGGACTCTCCAGAGAGTTGGATTGGTGAAAATAAAACTCAAGAAGATATTATTGGATATCGTATGAATCTTGTTCGTGGAAAACAATTGATGGATATTAAAGACTTGGAAAATCCTTTTGTAGAAAAGCTTCAGGATATTTCTCTTGCAGCAAAGTCAATTGATAGTGAAGCTACTTTTGGATCAAGACCAACTGGTGCAATGTTTAATGAAGAAAGTATGCCTCATGGACCAAGTGCTTTAATAGAAAAATTTGATATCGATGCAGTTAAATGGGATAGGCAACTGGAAAAAAGTTTTTATGATACTGATTTAAAAGCACGTGAAGCTGTAATGAATTTGCATAATAAAGATATTCCATTTTCAGCTATGCAAAAAGCTTTCTCCGTTGGAGCCTTTGGCCTTAAAAAGAATCGAAGATTAGTTCCTACAAGATGGTCTATTACAGCTTGTGATAGTACAATTGCAGATAATCTTTTAAAAGAAGTAAGACATTATCCTATACTGGATAGCTATAGGGTTTATGAGTTTTCAAGCTTAAAGAATTATTATGCAATAATTTTAACTCCTACTGAATGGCAATATGAATGGTTTGAAGCATTTATAAAAATCATGGGGAAAGAAGAAATGATCTTCTCAGATTATGAAACAAATTCTGATAAGACAGAGTACTCATGTGTGGGGGGATGTTATTATACTGCTAAAATGGCTGTGCTTGATAAATTAGCTAAACTTAAACTTCAGTCCGGCCTTATTATTCTTAGAGAAGCTTATTCAGGTTATGTGCCATTAGGTGTATTTAATGTTAGAGAGAATATTAAATATGCAATGAATGGTGATTATAAAGAATTTGAAACCTTAAAGGATGCTGTTGTCTATTGTGGAACAAAGTTAAAGATTCCTATTAGTAAATATGTTAAACAGAGTAATTTATTAAATGAATTATTACATTCTAAGCAGACAACATTGGATTCTTTCTTTAAAAAATCACCAGATTTACAATAG